Sequence from the Amycolatopsis sp. NBC_00345 genome:
TGGTCGAGGTTGGTCAGCGACACACCTTCACGGACCTCGGAGGGGCTCATCGGCCCACCATGCCCACTCCATCGAGCCTGGTCAACCGGTCACACGAGCGGGCGACCGTAGCGCAGGCGACGGCGGAGGTCGTACAGGTGCGCGTTGAACGGGAACCGCCGCGCCACGCCGGGCAGCCGCCCGGCCACGCGGCCGATCCCGCGCATCAGCCGCCCGAACCGCCGCTGGTCGGCGGCCGACCACGGCAGCCGCATCTGCTCGCGGAAGCAGCCGGGCAGGAACCCCGTGGTCACGAAGCGGTGGAACCGTCCGAAGAGGACGGAGAACGGGCGGGGCAGGAAACGCAGGTCCACGATGTCGACGAGGTACTCGCGGGTGCGGTCGTCGATCTCGACCCGGCCGAGGCCCTCGGCCCAGTACTCCGCGAAGGCCGCCCGGTCGGCGGGCCACATCTCCGGCCGCACCTGCAGCGTCGTGCCGAACACCGCGGCCTGCTCGTAGAGCCCCTCGGGCACCGGCCGGCCCATGACCTCGAGGATGTCTTCGATCCCCTTGTACAGGCAGGCGGCCACCCACAGCTGCAGCTCGGGGTCGAAGGCGTTGTAGCGAACGGGACTCTCGTGCGTCGAATGCACCTGGACGTGGGCGGTGTTGACCGCCCGCCGGTACGCGGCGCGCTCCTCGTCGGTCCCGAACACGGCCACGGCCAGGTAGGTCGTGGTGGTGCGCGCGCGTTTCAGCGGATGCCGGAACAGGTTGCCGCTCTCGACCCGGCTCTCCATCACGCCGTAGCCCACGGGCGGGCGGCCCAGCTGCATGATCACGTTCGCGCTCCCGGCCAGCAGCCCGGCCCCGAGCACGGACTCCTGCAGCACATCACCCATGTCGGAGCCTCCTCGTCTCCAGGGAACGCCACTATTGACCGCATGTCAAGAACGCGCT
This genomic interval carries:
- a CDS encoding oxygenase MpaB family protein, whose protein sequence is MGDVLQESVLGAGLLAGSANVIMQLGRPPVGYGVMESRVESGNLFRHPLKRARTTTTYLAVAVFGTDEERAAYRRAVNTAHVQVHSTHESPVRYNAFDPELQLWVAACLYKGIEDILEVMGRPVPEGLYEQAAVFGTTLQVRPEMWPADRAAFAEYWAEGLGRVEIDDRTREYLVDIVDLRFLPRPFSVLFGRFHRFVTTGFLPGCFREQMRLPWSAADQRRFGRLMRGIGRVAGRLPGVARRFPFNAHLYDLRRRLRYGRPLV